One genomic segment of Panicum virgatum strain AP13 chromosome 2N, P.virgatum_v5, whole genome shotgun sequence includes these proteins:
- the LOC120660536 gene encoding probable serine/threonine-protein kinase PBL28: protein MEKGGFKMFNLVSSWNKRRRSRSLDQLNPWVYKSAELWQAKEQSPPPKKRSCTMVFTLKEMEEATNMFSDRNLIGKGGFGRVYRGVLKDGQIVAIKKMDLPTSKHADGEREFRVEIDILSRLEHPNLVTLIGYCADGKHRFVVYEFMPKGNLQDILNGIGEVKMDWPVRLRIALGAARALAYLHSSTAVGVPVVHRDFKSSNILITEHFEAKISDFGLAKLMQQDQDLHTTTRVLGTFGYFDPEYALTGKLTLQSDVYAFGVVLLELLTGRRAIDLSQGPQEQNLIVGIHQAVGDWRKLRRVVDRDMARGSYTVESVSMFAGLAARCVSFDGAARPSMPDCVKELQFIMYANMKI, encoded by the exons ATGGAAAAGGGAGGGTTCAAGATGTTCAACTTAGTCTCATCCTGGAACAAGAGGAGGAGAAGCAGATCACTTGATCAGCTGAATCCAT GGGTGTACAAGTCGGCCGAGCTGTGGCAGGCCAAGGAGCAGAGCCCGCCGCCGAAGAAGCGCAGCTGCACGATGGTGTTCACGCTCAAGGAGATGGAGGAGGCCACCAACATGTTCAGCGACCGGAACCTCATCGGCAAGGGCGGCTTCGGCCGGGTTTACAGAGGCGTGCTCAAGGATGGCCAG ATCGTCGCCATCAAGAAGATGGACCTGCCCACCTCCAAGCACGCCGACGGCGAGCGCGAGTTCCGGGTGGAGATCGACATCCTGAGCAGGCTAGAGCACCCCAACCTGGTGACGCTGATCGGCTACTGCGCCGACGGGAAGCACCGCTTCGTAGTCTACGAGTTCATGCCCAAAGGCAACCTCCAGGACATCCTCAATG GCATCGGGGAGGTGAAGATGGACTGGCCGGTGCGCCTGCGGATCGCGctgggcgcggcgagggcgctgGCGTACCTGCACTCGAGCACGGCCGTCGGCGTCCCCGTCGTCCACCGGGACTTCAAGTCCAGCAACATTCTCATCACCGAACACTTCGAGGCCAAG ATCTCCGACTTCGGGCTCGCCAAGCTGATGCAGCAGGACCAGGACCTGCACACCACCACCCGAGTGCTGGGCACCTTCGGCTACTTCGACCCTGAGTACGCACTG ACGGGGAAGCTGACGCTGCAGAGCGACGTGTACGCGTTCGGCGTGGTGCTGCTGGAGCTGCTGACGGGGCGGCGCGCCATCGACCTGAGCCAGGGGCCGCAGGAGCAGAACCTCATCGTGGGGATCCACCAGGCGGTGGGCGACTGGCGGAAGCTGCGCAGGGTGGTGGACCGGGACATGGCCAGGGGGTCCTACACGGTGGAGTCGGTGTCCATGTTCGCCGGGCTCGCCGCGCGCTGCGTCTCCTTCgacggcgccgcccggccgTCCATGCCGGACTGCGTCAAGGAGCTCCAGTTCATCATGTACGCCAACATGAAGATCTGA